A genomic stretch from Desulfotignum balticum DSM 7044 includes:
- a CDS encoding ABC transporter ATP-binding protein — translation MKLILPFFRQYKAQILLGMVCMIIVDGTQLIVPQVIRSVVDTLTEGSLDRAVLIRQCVFILGLGVLMAVLRYAWRILLMGSARNLEKGIRDQLYTHIMSLDPAFFDRVNTGDIMAHATSDINHVRMAFGFGIIVLVDTVLLGGAILAIMIWTHPKLTAMAMIPMPALIFFTRFLGKKMHDFHTTAQESFSVLTEMIRESFFGIRIIKVFNFESLVTNRVGHAATDYFRKNLKRAVATSLLRPLLGFFFNISSLIILFYGGILVMRNTLSPGELVAFLQYLGLLAWPVIAIGWMTNLFQRGMSSLRRINALLQSRPRITCPENPVPMPRQIRHFRFNHAGFSYDDHTPILSDICLDIPGGSRVGITGPPGTGKTTLAYLMMRLYDPTQGDIRVNGIPTMDMDPKALQSCIAFMPQEPFLFSATIRENMLMGRDMTDTDLEKVIRICDLSDTIKAMPRGLEALVGERGVTLSGGQKQRLVLARALVEDKPVLILDDPVSQLDTQTAQRVIDGIHRLTKDRTCILISHRLSALAACDTIYVLENGRISAGGSHAHLLETSRYYRHAFDVQQFEET, via the coding sequence TTGAAACTGATCCTTCCCTTTTTCAGGCAGTACAAGGCCCAGATCCTTTTGGGTATGGTATGCATGATCATTGTGGACGGCACTCAGCTCATTGTGCCCCAGGTGATCCGGTCGGTGGTGGATACCCTGACTGAAGGCAGCCTGGACCGGGCCGTACTGATCCGTCAGTGTGTATTCATCCTGGGGCTGGGCGTGCTTATGGCGGTGCTGCGTTATGCCTGGCGCATCCTGCTCATGGGCAGTGCCAGAAACCTGGAAAAAGGGATCCGGGACCAGCTGTACACCCATATCATGTCATTGGACCCGGCTTTTTTCGACCGGGTGAATACCGGAGACATCATGGCCCATGCCACCTCGGACATCAATCATGTGCGCATGGCTTTCGGATTCGGAATTATTGTGCTGGTGGACACGGTGCTGCTGGGAGGCGCCATTCTGGCCATCATGATCTGGACCCATCCCAAACTCACAGCCATGGCCATGATCCCCATGCCGGCCCTGATTTTCTTCACACGATTCCTAGGTAAAAAAATGCATGACTTTCACACCACCGCCCAGGAATCATTTTCCGTTCTCACTGAAATGATCCGGGAAAGCTTTTTCGGTATCCGGATCATCAAGGTGTTCAATTTTGAATCGCTGGTAACAAACCGGGTGGGCCATGCTGCCACGGATTATTTCCGCAAAAACCTGAAACGGGCCGTGGCCACGTCCCTGTTGCGCCCTTTGCTGGGGTTTTTCTTTAACATCTCTTCATTGATCATTCTGTTTTACGGCGGAATACTGGTGATGCGCAACACATTGAGTCCCGGAGAACTGGTGGCGTTTCTCCAGTATCTGGGTTTGCTGGCCTGGCCGGTCATTGCCATCGGATGGATGACCAACCTGTTCCAGCGGGGGATGTCTTCTTTGCGCCGCATCAACGCCCTGCTCCAGTCCCGGCCCCGGATCACCTGTCCGGAAAACCCGGTGCCCATGCCCCGCCAGATCCGCCATTTCCGTTTCAACCATGCCGGGTTCTCCTATGACGACCACACCCCCATATTGTCGGACATCTGTCTGGATATCCCGGGGGGCAGCCGGGTGGGTATCACCGGCCCGCCCGGGACCGGCAAAACCACCCTGGCGTATCTGATGATGCGGCTGTATGATCCCACCCAAGGCGATATCCGGGTGAACGGCATTCCCACCATGGACATGGATCCCAAAGCCCTGCAGTCCTGCATCGCATTCATGCCCCAGGAACCGTTTCTGTTTTCCGCCACCATCCGGGAAAACATGCTTATGGGGCGGGACATGACAGATACCGATCTGGAGAAAGTGATCCGAATCTGTGATCTTTCCGATACCATTAAAGCCATGCCCCGGGGATTGGAAGCCCTTGTGGGAGAACGGGGAGTAACTTTGTCCGGGGGCCAGAAACAGCGGCTGGTCCTGGCCAGGGCCCTGGTGGAGGACAAGCCGGTGCTGATTCTGGACGATCCGGTCAGCCAGCTGGACACCCAGACCGCCCAGCGGGTGATCGACGGTATCCACCGCCTGACAAAGGATCGCACCTGCATCCTTATCTCCCATCGTCTGTCCGCTCTGGCCGCTTGCGACACCATATATGTTCTGGAAAACGGCCGGATCTCTGCCGGCGGATCCCATGCCCATCTGCTTGAAACCAGCCGATACTACCGGCATGCATTTGATGTGCAGCAGTTTGAGGAGACCTGA
- the crcB gene encoding fluoride efflux transporter CrcB codes for MEKLIWVMLGGSLGAAGRYGISLLTINLWGTRFPWGTLVVNMAGCFLIGLLFGLSDRVRLLTPEMRLLLITGFLGALTTFSAFSMETIAAGQAGMRFQAVMNILVNNLGGLALTVMGLWIGSVK; via the coding sequence ATGGAAAAACTGATCTGGGTAATGCTGGGCGGCAGCCTGGGCGCGGCAGGCCGTTACGGCATCAGCCTTCTGACGATTAACCTGTGGGGCACCCGCTTTCCCTGGGGCACGCTGGTTGTCAATATGGCGGGATGTTTTTTGATTGGATTGCTGTTCGGCCTGTCGGACCGAGTGCGCCTGCTGACCCCGGAGATGCGCCTGCTGCTGATCACCGGTTTTTTAGGGGCGCTGACCACTTTTTCCGCTTTTTCCATGGAAACCATTGCTGCCGGCCAGGCCGGCATGCGATTTCAGGCAGTGATGAACATCCTGGTCAACAATCTGGGCGGGCTGGCATTAACCGTGATGGGATTGTGGATCGGCAGTGTGAAATAG
- a CDS encoding aldehyde ferredoxin oxidoreductase N-terminal domain-containing protein, which produces MAEKQFFLKVLMLDASSGFYRLKRYAVGDFFGPVDLGIHMSFKHNSLTIGGGLLAGSIFPGSNRMIFCGISPCWHGFYISSMGGAALVFDNLGINQLVILGKADRPSLLYLNRNHGEEIEVELVPVSPGTIWKMGRGGVYGVMEEAMIRFSGRYETDPRVLATGPASRYTDFGAIASAPVRKKKLTPVDTWAGRGGFGSKLFQEHGIVGIIYGGTHVDEDFCERTVADQWFEDKYNQRMAAKDIEATTKYRYDPGVETGGTFGVNYATMSGNILAFNYRTIYWREDERKAFHQKFIRDHYLKQFNEETIQKKQQKTCGEPCAAVCKKMNGIYKKDYEPYQALGPLCGIFDQRAAEMLAGHADMLGFDAIAAGGILAWLMDCLDEALLAPDDIGAAMKPKWHFQDFDVVEDSMHNAELGKRLLDEMVRPDGKIPLEKGARKLARGLAKGKGTPVMDRFVHTAFARQGWMVPNQYWTPGVLAPMAIMGKYYMHYGSRFMPPRDLGRENALRMLQELMLDNLGICRFHRAWAEDLMPDIIEKIYGLKDRFLASIGLTAGRITSRNASVFWESERNIDMVHTFLKNKQQVDNIHDPDLEHWLDLFDKDKHRAAFEFWYEMHKGTHETLRNFPV; this is translated from the coding sequence ATGGCAGAGAAACAGTTTTTTTTAAAGGTGCTGATGCTGGATGCGTCTTCCGGGTTTTACAGGCTCAAACGGTATGCAGTGGGGGATTTTTTCGGGCCCGTGGATTTGGGCATCCACATGAGTTTCAAGCACAACAGCCTGACCATCGGCGGCGGTCTTCTGGCCGGTTCCATTTTTCCGGGATCGAACCGGATGATTTTTTGCGGTATATCTCCCTGCTGGCACGGGTTCTATATATCATCCATGGGCGGTGCCGCCTTGGTGTTCGACAACCTGGGGATCAATCAGCTGGTGATTCTGGGCAAAGCCGACCGGCCGTCCCTGCTGTATCTCAACCGGAATCACGGAGAAGAGATCGAGGTGGAACTGGTGCCGGTGTCTCCCGGTACCATATGGAAAATGGGCCGGGGTGGGGTTTATGGGGTGATGGAGGAGGCCATGATCCGGTTTTCCGGCCGGTATGAAACCGATCCCAGGGTACTGGCCACCGGGCCGGCCTCCCGGTACACCGATTTCGGGGCCATTGCCTCGGCCCCGGTGCGCAAGAAAAAACTGACCCCGGTGGATACCTGGGCCGGCCGGGGCGGGTTCGGGTCCAAGCTTTTCCAGGAGCACGGCATTGTCGGCATCATTTACGGCGGCACCCATGTGGACGAGGATTTTTGTGAAAGAACGGTGGCGGATCAATGGTTTGAGGACAAATACAACCAGCGCATGGCAGCCAAGGATATCGAGGCCACCACCAAATACCGGTATGATCCCGGGGTTGAAACCGGCGGCACCTTCGGGGTGAACTATGCCACCATGTCCGGCAATATCCTGGCATTCAACTACCGCACGATTTACTGGCGCGAAGATGAACGAAAAGCCTTTCACCAGAAATTTATCCGGGACCATTACCTGAAACAGTTCAACGAAGAAACGATCCAAAAAAAACAGCAGAAAACCTGCGGTGAACCCTGTGCGGCCGTGTGCAAGAAAATGAACGGAATCTACAAAAAAGATTATGAACCCTATCAGGCACTAGGACCCTTGTGCGGCATCTTTGATCAGCGGGCCGCAGAAATGCTGGCCGGCCATGCCGATATGCTGGGATTTGATGCCATTGCCGCAGGCGGAATCCTGGCCTGGCTTATGGACTGCCTGGATGAGGCATTGCTGGCCCCGGACGATATCGGTGCGGCCATGAAGCCGAAATGGCATTTCCAGGATTTTGATGTGGTTGAAGATTCCATGCACAATGCAGAACTTGGAAAGCGTCTGTTGGATGAAATGGTCCGGCCGGACGGAAAGATCCCTTTGGAAAAGGGGGCCAGAAAACTGGCCCGGGGTCTGGCAAAAGGAAAAGGCACACCCGTCATGGACCGGTTTGTTCATACGGCATTTGCCCGCCAGGGCTGGATGGTTCCCAACCAGTACTGGACCCCGGGGGTGCTGGCCCCCATGGCTATCATGGGCAAATACTATATGCACTATGGCAGCCGTTTTATGCCGCCCCGGGATCTGGGTCGGGAAAACGCGCTTCGCATGCTTCAGGAACTGATGCTGGACAATCTCGGCATATGCCGGTTTCACCGGGCTTGGGCCGAAGATCTGATGCCCGACATCATTGAAAAAATCTACGGGTTGAAAGACCGGTTCCTCGCGTCCATAGGATTGACCGCCGGCCGCATCACCAGCCGCAATGCCTCGGTATTCTGGGAATCGGAACGGAATATCGATAT
- a CDS encoding arsenate reductase ArsC encodes MDDKKLKILFLCTGNACRSQMAEGWTRYLKNDVIEVFSAGVETHGVDPKAMAVMKEAGVDISHHRSKHVSEFQDKQMDVVITVCDNAKESCPYFPFAGKKVHRGFEDPPALAKEIRKRGGDEQEQLDCYRKVRDEIRGFVEKLPDNVLS; translated from the coding sequence ATGGATGACAAAAAACTGAAGATATTGTTTCTGTGCACGGGAAATGCATGTCGCAGCCAGATGGCTGAAGGGTGGACCCGATATCTTAAAAATGACGTGATCGAGGTATTTTCCGCAGGCGTGGAAACCCATGGCGTGGACCCAAAGGCTATGGCCGTGATGAAAGAGGCGGGGGTGGATATTTCCCACCATCGGTCCAAACATGTCAGCGAATTTCAGGACAAACAAATGGATGTGGTGATCACGGTGTGTGACAATGCCAAAGAATCCTGCCCGTATTTTCCCTTTGCCGGTAAAAAGGTCCACCGGGGATTTGAAGATCCTCCGGCCCTGGCAAAAGAGATCCGGAAGCGGGGCGGGGATGAGCAGGAGCAGCTGGACTGCTACCGGAAAGTCAGAGATGAGATCCGGGGGTTTGTGGAAAAACTGCCGGACAATGTGTTGTCATAA
- a CDS encoding sulfite exporter TauE/SafE family protein — protein MYFSTAGIETAIWVPPLVAFVVSFFTSMGGISGAFLLLPFQMSVLGYTHPSVSATNQLFNIVAIPSGVYRYWREGRMVWPLTWIVVAGTLPGVFIGAVVRVTWLPDPGLFKLFAAGVLLYIGLKMMRDLRKQSGRNAGKNNSEKRFQTLMKNWRSDDVTSRPSTVTGFNLRRLGFTFYGESYEVSFPGIFSLSFIVGIVGGIYGIGGGSIIAPFFVTFFGLPVYIVAGAALMGTFVTSIAGVAFYQAIAPFYPHLSVAPDWLLGILFGVGGMAGMYLGARSQKFVPARAIKWMLTGIMILTAAKYVFEFFK, from the coding sequence ATGTATTTTTCAACCGCAGGCATTGAAACAGCCATATGGGTACCGCCGCTGGTGGCATTTGTGGTGTCATTTTTCACCTCCATGGGCGGGATATCCGGTGCGTTTCTGCTCCTGCCGTTCCAGATGTCGGTTCTGGGCTACACCCATCCTTCGGTCAGTGCCACCAACCAGTTGTTCAACATTGTGGCCATTCCCAGCGGGGTCTACCGTTACTGGCGCGAAGGCCGGATGGTATGGCCCTTAACCTGGATCGTCGTTGCAGGCACCCTGCCCGGCGTATTCATCGGTGCAGTTGTACGGGTGACCTGGCTGCCGGACCCCGGGCTGTTCAAGCTGTTTGCCGCCGGTGTCCTGTTGTATATCGGGCTTAAAATGATGCGGGATCTGCGGAAGCAATCCGGCCGGAATGCCGGCAAAAACAACAGTGAAAAGCGGTTTCAAACCCTGATGAAAAACTGGCGTTCAGATGACGTCACTTCACGGCCCTCCACTGTGACCGGTTTCAACCTCCGCCGGCTGGGATTCACCTTTTATGGTGAATCCTATGAGGTATCTTTTCCGGGCATTTTTTCTCTCAGTTTCATTGTGGGCATTGTCGGGGGCATTTACGGCATCGGCGGCGGTTCCATCATCGCCCCTTTTTTTGTCACTTTTTTCGGACTGCCGGTATATATCGTGGCTGGCGCGGCCCTGATGGGGACCTTTGTCACCTCCATTGCCGGGGTTGCTTTTTACCAGGCCATTGCCCCGTTTTATCCTCACCTGTCCGTGGCTCCTGACTGGCTGCTGGGAATTTTATTCGGTGTCGGCGGCATGGCGGGCATGTATTTAGGTGCCCGGTCCCAGAAATTTGTCCCGGCCAGGGCCATCAAATGGATGCTGACCGGGATCATGATACTGACGGCAGCCAAATATGTGTTTGAGTTTTTTAAATAA
- a CDS encoding ABC transporter ATP-binding protein — MTREEKEIRLADLVLAKAMWPYIRPYAWMLAVSTLLVFAGIFFELSIPLLIQKGLDGFILQSGQNSKDALFLGLHMEDFRSFGLFFCLMILAAFVIDFGQTLFLEYSGQKIILNLRWELFSHMTGLPVAYYDKNASGRLVARVAGDIENMNEMFTSVLVFIFKDLVLMAAIFVMLARLNAGLAFYLFGLVPVILVSVTGFSRHVRSAFRTIRQKIGEINHSFSEGISGIRAIQTTGSAATFIKRFRDLNATHYDAAMRQIKTFAVFMPFIGLLGIVSTAIILWAGGLKVTAHEMTIGELVAFLTYMKLFFRPLRELSEKFNLLQNALASAERITTVLEQKKDRQRLTRKRVRMDAIHHLAFDHVHFSYDTETPVLKDICFSLEKGSSIGIVGQTGSGKTSIINLVTGFYRPDAGLIRINGQPQESINTMDIRRKTALVMQDPILFSGTVKDNICPPENPLDGLALKKVLEQANCGFLYDKFDGPDTVLREGGRPLSAGEKQLICIARAFACNPDLIIFDEATSYMDSGSEQAVHEAMNRLMKGRLSIIIAHRLSTIRHCDRILLLRVGRIREQGSHPELVRAKGEYYHLLEKETL; from the coding sequence ATGACGCGGGAAGAAAAGGAAATCCGTCTGGCCGATCTGGTTTTGGCCAAAGCGATGTGGCCCTATATCCGACCCTATGCCTGGATGCTGGCAGTGTCCACCCTGCTGGTGTTTGCCGGTATTTTCTTTGAGCTGTCCATTCCGCTGCTCATCCAGAAAGGCCTGGACGGATTTATCCTCCAATCCGGCCAGAATTCAAAGGATGCCTTGTTTCTAGGTCTGCACATGGAAGACTTCAGGTCGTTCGGTCTTTTTTTCTGCCTGATGATCCTGGCCGCATTTGTCATCGATTTCGGTCAGACCCTGTTTCTGGAATACTCCGGCCAGAAAATTATTCTGAACCTGCGATGGGAACTGTTCTCCCACATGACCGGCCTGCCCGTGGCCTATTATGATAAAAACGCCTCCGGCCGGCTGGTGGCAAGGGTGGCAGGCGACATTGAGAACATGAACGAAATGTTCACCAGTGTGCTGGTGTTCATCTTCAAGGACCTGGTGCTCATGGCAGCCATTTTTGTGATGCTGGCACGGCTCAATGCCGGACTGGCCTTTTATCTGTTTGGGCTGGTGCCCGTGATCCTGGTGAGTGTCACCGGATTTTCCCGGCATGTGCGCAGCGCCTTTCGGACCATCCGACAGAAGATCGGGGAGATCAACCACAGTTTTTCCGAAGGCATTTCCGGCATCCGGGCCATCCAGACCACTGGCAGCGCAGCCACGTTTATCAAACGGTTCCGGGATCTCAATGCGACCCATTATGATGCCGCCATGCGCCAGATAAAAACCTTTGCCGTGTTCATGCCCTTTATCGGGTTATTGGGCATCGTCAGCACGGCGATCATCCTGTGGGCCGGCGGTCTCAAGGTCACAGCCCATGAAATGACCATCGGCGAACTGGTGGCATTTCTCACCTATATGAAACTGTTTTTCAGGCCGTTGCGGGAGCTGTCGGAAAAATTCAATCTGCTTCAGAATGCTTTGGCCTCGGCGGAACGGATCACCACCGTGCTGGAACAGAAAAAAGACCGGCAGCGCCTTACCCGAAAAAGAGTCCGGATGGATGCCATCCATCACTTGGCATTTGATCATGTTCATTTTTCTTATGACACGGAAACACCGGTGCTCAAAGATATCTGTTTTTCTCTTGAAAAAGGGAGTTCCATCGGAATCGTGGGTCAGACCGGGTCCGGAAAGACCTCCATCATCAACCTGGTCACAGGATTCTACCGGCCGGATGCCGGCCTTATCCGGATCAACGGTCAGCCCCAGGAATCCATCAACACCATGGATATCCGACGGAAAACCGCTCTGGTCATGCAGGACCCCATCCTTTTTTCCGGCACAGTCAAAGACAATATCTGCCCGCCGGAAAATCCCCTGGACGGCCTTGCCCTGAAAAAAGTGCTGGAACAGGCCAACTGCGGATTTTTATATGACAAGTTTGACGGACCGGACACCGTGCTCAGGGAGGGGGGACGTCCGCTGTCCGCCGGAGAAAAACAGCTGATATGCATTGCCCGGGCCTTTGCCTGCAACCCGGATCTGATCATTTTCGATGAGGCCACATCCTACATGGATTCCGGATCGGAGCAGGCGGTGCATGAGGCCATGAACCGGCTCATGAAAGGCCGGCTGTCCATCATCATCGCCCACCGCCTGTCCACCATCCGGCACTGTGACCGGATCCTGCTGCTCAGGGTTGGCCGGATCCGGGAACAAGGCAGCCACCCGGAGCTGGTAAGAGCCAAAGGTGAGTATTATCACCTGCTGGAAAAAGAAACCCTGTAA
- a CDS encoding TOBE domain-containing protein, translated as MADQKKSTQNQDISPSGGKDHSRIISIARTGPCLDTAQLNQLEQCFRKWATDSPRADVRFSRCRILITFLLIRYTGAKLKEVLAVNPFTDIDVQNHAVTYGSSGPETGVKPRTVHLSEALGTEIQELIHGPGFKEKTGRLTDLDPGFVRRKFYERAAACGFDKELGGPEAIRRARAIELMQGNLPLPVVQQILGHMSASLTSSYVTFSETDIQAVAKRFMEKESGRRTSARNTFFCKVTNIVNADIQSLIEMITLDGHSIITVITNDSVKRLGLVTDKWVIAEIKAPQVMLQSGDVSCACSVENRFKGIVTRITRGKINTECIVTVSDSLQICAVISSAGSWISGLKQGDPVRALFTAVSVVLHLN; from the coding sequence ATGGCGGATCAAAAGAAATCCACACAAAATCAGGATATTTCACCGTCCGGCGGAAAGGATCACAGCCGGATCATCTCCATTGCCAGGACCGGGCCATGCCTGGATACGGCTCAGCTGAATCAGCTGGAACAGTGTTTTCGAAAATGGGCAACCGATTCGCCCCGCGCGGATGTGCGCTTTTCCCGCTGCCGCATTTTGATCACCTTTCTTTTGATCCGATATACCGGTGCAAAATTAAAAGAAGTGCTGGCGGTCAACCCTTTTACAGATATCGATGTACAAAACCATGCGGTGACCTATGGCTCCAGCGGGCCTGAAACCGGTGTGAAACCCAGAACGGTTCATCTCTCCGAGGCCCTGGGCACTGAGATTCAGGAATTGATCCACGGACCGGGATTCAAAGAAAAAACAGGCCGGCTGACTGACCTGGATCCCGGGTTTGTACGTCGCAAATTTTATGAACGGGCGGCTGCATGCGGTTTTGACAAGGAACTGGGCGGACCCGAGGCCATCCGCAGGGCCAGGGCAATCGAGTTGATGCAGGGCAATCTGCCGCTACCGGTGGTTCAACAAATTTTAGGGCACATGTCCGCCAGCCTGACGTCATCGTATGTCACCTTTTCGGAAACTGATATTCAGGCGGTTGCCAAGCGGTTCATGGAAAAGGAATCCGGCCGCAGAACCAGCGCCCGCAACACTTTTTTCTGCAAAGTCACAAACATTGTAAATGCAGATATTCAGTCTCTGATTGAAATGATCACTCTGGACGGCCATTCCATTATCACTGTGATCACCAACGACAGTGTCAAACGACTGGGTCTGGTTACCGATAAATGGGTGATTGCTGAGATCAAAGCGCCTCAGGTAATGCTGCAAAGCGGTGATGTGTCTTGTGCATGCAGTGTGGAAAACCGGTTCAAAGGAATTGTCACCCGGATCACCCGGGGGAAAATCAATACCGAATGTATTGTCACGGTGTCAGATTCTTTGCAGATCTGTGCCGTGATATCCTCGGCCGGTTCCTGGATTTCCGGCCTGAAGCAGGGAGATCCGGTCCGGGCCTTGTTCACCGCTGTTTCCGTGGTACTTCATCTGAATTGA
- the arsB gene encoding ACR3 family arsenite efflux transporter → MSSPVDNDRRMTNVFERYLTVWVGLCIIGGILLGKIAPGLAKALDGMAITVNNAPVVSIPIAVCLFFMMYPIMVKIDFASVIRAGKSGKPVFWTLFINWCIKPFTMYAISVFFLGIAFKGFIGPDAMDLVKIPFGLDLPVGAVHGDGVVVVHEGVKMLQIPLWRSYLAGCILLGIAPCTAMVLVWGYLSRGNDGLTLVMVAINSLTMLVLYGVLGGFLLGVGKLPIPWQALLLSVGIYVALPLVAGYFSRIWIIKAKGEAWFKEKFLGVLTPVTISALLVTLVLLFSFKGDVITANPLTILWIAVPLFIQTLLIFAIGYAGAVFMKFTYADAAPAAMIGASNHFEVAIATSVMLFGLSSGAALATVVGVLIEVPVMLMLVGFCKRTRHWFNG, encoded by the coding sequence ATGAGTTCCCCTGTTGACAATGATCGGAGAATGACGAATGTGTTTGAGCGGTACCTGACCGTCTGGGTCGGGCTGTGCATTATCGGCGGCATCTTGTTGGGAAAAATCGCTCCCGGGCTGGCAAAAGCCCTGGACGGCATGGCCATCACCGTAAACAATGCCCCCGTGGTATCCATCCCCATTGCCGTGTGCCTGTTTTTCATGATGTACCCCATCATGGTGAAAATCGATTTCGCCTCGGTCATCCGGGCGGGAAAAAGCGGCAAACCCGTGTTCTGGACCCTGTTCATCAACTGGTGCATCAAGCCCTTTACCATGTATGCCATCTCCGTGTTTTTTCTGGGGATTGCATTTAAAGGATTTATCGGCCCGGATGCCATGGATCTGGTGAAAATTCCCTTCGGCCTGGACCTGCCCGTGGGGGCTGTCCACGGGGACGGGGTGGTGGTGGTGCATGAAGGGGTGAAGATGCTCCAGATCCCGCTGTGGCGAAGCTATCTGGCCGGATGCATCCTTTTGGGCATCGCGCCTTGTACGGCCATGGTCCTGGTGTGGGGGTATCTGTCCCGGGGCAATGACGGGTTGACCCTGGTGATGGTGGCCATCAACTCCTTGACCATGCTGGTGCTGTACGGGGTTTTGGGCGGATTTCTGCTGGGTGTGGGCAAACTGCCCATCCCCTGGCAGGCCCTGCTGCTGTCTGTAGGTATCTATGTGGCGCTACCCCTGGTGGCAGGCTATTTTTCCAGAATCTGGATTATTAAAGCCAAAGGTGAGGCATGGTTCAAGGAAAAATTTTTAGGGGTTCTGACCCCGGTGACCATCAGTGCCCTGCTGGTGACCCTGGTACTTTTGTTCAGCTTCAAGGGAGATGTCATCACGGCCAATCCGTTGACCATTTTGTGGATTGCGGTTCCTTTGTTCATCCAGACCCTTCTGATTTTTGCCATCGGTTATGCCGGGGCCGTGTTCATGAAATTTACCTATGCAGATGCGGCCCCGGCCGCCATGATCGGGGCCTCCAACCATTTTGAAGTGGCCATTGCCACATCGGTCATGCTTTTCGGGCTGTCCTCGGGCGCAGCCCTGGCCACGGTGGTGGGCGTGCTGATCGAGGTGCCGGTGATGCTGATGCTGGTGGGGTTCTGTAAACGGACCCGGCACTGGTTCAACGGCTGA
- a CDS encoding NAD(P)H-dependent oxidoreductase, translated as MNAVIDALNFRHACKKFDPARKIATKDLDTILEAAVLSPSSFGMEAWKFLVLQSPGIREKLRPACWDQAQITDSSHVIVILARPDQVAPGHPYVAESFGRRGLPEDATTAYIEKYRHHMETEVLPRMNLYAWCSKQCYIALADIMTAAAAMGIDSCPMEGFEKDRVERILEIDTQKFEVAVLVALGYRSGKQPPRRRHSKEKLVEIR; from the coding sequence ATGAACGCCGTCATCGATGCCTTGAATTTTCGTCATGCCTGCAAGAAATTCGACCCGGCCAGAAAGATTGCCACCAAAGATCTGGACACGATTCTGGAGGCGGCGGTGCTGTCTCCCTCTTCTTTCGGTATGGAGGCCTGGAAATTTCTGGTGCTGCAATCACCGGGTATTCGGGAGAAACTGCGCCCGGCCTGCTGGGACCAGGCTCAGATAACTGACAGCAGCCATGTGATCGTGATTCTGGCCAGACCGGATCAGGTGGCCCCGGGCCACCCGTATGTGGCTGAAAGTTTTGGCCGCAGAGGGTTGCCCGAAGATGCCACCACCGCTTATATTGAAAAATATCGGCATCATATGGAAACAGAGGTGCTGCCCCGAATGAATCTGTATGCCTGGTGCAGCAAGCAGTGTTACATCGCCCTGGCCGATATCATGACCGCTGCCGCGGCAATGGGCATTGATTCCTGCCCCATGGAGGGGTTTGAAAAAGACCGGGTGGAGCGCATTCTGGAAATCGATACCCAAAAGTTCGAAGTGGCGGTGCTGGTGGCCCTGGGATACCGGTCGGGCAAGCAGCCCCCCCGGCGGCGCCACTCTAAAGAGAAACTGGTTGAAATCCGTTAA